The following proteins come from a genomic window of Iamia sp. SCSIO 61187:
- a CDS encoding RNA polymerase sigma factor, producing the protein MTVPHHARAADDALVAGMVVEDPDAATAFVRRFQAQVYGLAVSVTRDRALAEDVAQEAFLRAWRAAPTFDRARGTVAGWLLTITRNLAIDAVRARRADPTDGDELDRLLHLTLAGDATAEAASTAVEADRALASLRAGPPEQARAVVLAVLGGCTAAEVGAHEGIPLGTAKTRIRTGLRRMRAATPVEGP; encoded by the coding sequence GTGACCGTGCCCCACCACGCTCGTGCGGCCGACGACGCCCTCGTCGCCGGGATGGTCGTGGAGGACCCCGACGCCGCCACCGCCTTCGTCCGCCGGTTCCAGGCCCAGGTCTACGGTCTGGCCGTGTCGGTGACGCGGGACCGGGCGCTGGCCGAGGACGTGGCCCAGGAGGCGTTCCTCCGCGCTTGGCGGGCGGCGCCGACCTTCGACCGGGCCCGCGGGACGGTGGCGGGCTGGCTGCTCACCATCACCCGGAACCTGGCCATCGACGCCGTCCGGGCCCGGCGGGCGGACCCGACCGACGGCGACGAGCTCGACCGCCTCCTGCACCTCACCCTCGCCGGCGACGCCACCGCCGAGGCGGCCAGCACGGCGGTGGAGGCCGATCGGGCCCTGGCGTCCCTGCGGGCCGGGCCACCCGAGCAGGCCCGGGCGGTGGTGCTGGCCGTGTTGGGGGGCTGCACGGCGGCCGAGGTCGGGGCGCACGAGGGCATCCCGCTGGGCACGGCCAAGACCCGCATCCGCACCGGCCTGCGCCGCATGCGCGCCGCGACCCCGGTGGAGGGACCATGA
- a CDS encoding MazG nucleotide pyrophosphohydrolase domain-containing protein: MDIADFQARIAAAYGARDAERGRPATVAWLAEEVGELAQATRKGTPEQQLHELGDVLAWLASLAEQLGLSLDEAARRYAAGCPSCDRSPCACP; encoded by the coding sequence GTGGACATCGCCGACTTCCAGGCCCGCATCGCCGCCGCCTACGGCGCCCGGGACGCCGAGCGGGGCCGGCCGGCCACCGTCGCCTGGCTGGCCGAGGAGGTCGGGGAGCTGGCCCAGGCCACCCGCAAGGGCACGCCCGAGCAGCAGCTCCACGAGCTGGGCGACGTCCTGGCCTGGCTGGCCAGCCTGGCCGAGCAGCTGGGTCTCAGCCTCGACGAGGCGGCCCGGCGCTACGCCGCGGGCTGCCCGTCCTGCGACCGGTCCCCCTGCGCCTGCCCCTAG
- a CDS encoding ArsA family ATPase translates to MSGTVERLVPADLGELVDRAEIVICCGSGGVGKTTTAAVLALQAARDGRRAVVVTIDPARRLADALGLTDIGNTPTTIDGDWDGELSAVMLDTKSTFDAVVVRYAADDDQAQRILANRFYRNISGALSGTQEYMAMEKLYELQADAAFDLVVVDTPPTRHALDFLDAPKNLTRFLDHRLYRILTAPTRGAMKAVNRVATSFIRQVTKVVGAEVFDDAIAFFQAFEGMEDGFRERADAVLELLDDPRTAFVLVASPRRDTVEEARYFADRLAESSIPVAGLVVNRVHPRFSDQLPEGLRERARTLAGTDLGGLYGNLADFALIRSREDEHLEGLAEQVAPAPVARVPYLRSDVHDLDGLAEIATHLFSTDG, encoded by the coding sequence GTGAGCGGGACCGTCGAACGGCTGGTCCCGGCCGACCTGGGTGAGCTCGTCGACCGGGCCGAGATCGTCATCTGCTGCGGCTCGGGCGGCGTGGGCAAGACCACCACCGCAGCCGTGCTCGCCCTCCAGGCCGCCCGCGACGGGCGCCGGGCCGTCGTGGTCACCATCGACCCGGCCCGGCGGCTGGCCGACGCCCTCGGCCTCACCGACATCGGCAACACGCCCACGACCATCGACGGTGACTGGGACGGCGAGCTGTCGGCGGTGATGCTCGACACCAAGTCGACCTTCGACGCCGTGGTGGTGCGCTACGCCGCCGACGACGACCAGGCCCAGCGGATCCTGGCCAACCGGTTCTACCGCAACATCTCCGGGGCCCTGTCGGGCACGCAGGAGTACATGGCCATGGAGAAGCTCTACGAGCTCCAGGCCGACGCCGCCTTCGACCTCGTCGTGGTCGACACCCCGCCGACGCGCCACGCCCTCGACTTCCTCGACGCCCCCAAGAACCTGACCCGGTTCCTCGACCACCGGCTCTACCGCATCCTCACCGCCCCCACCCGGGGGGCGATGAAGGCGGTCAACCGGGTGGCCACCTCGTTCATCCGCCAGGTCACCAAGGTCGTCGGGGCCGAGGTCTTCGACGACGCCATCGCCTTCTTCCAGGCCTTCGAGGGCATGGAGGACGGGTTCCGGGAGCGGGCCGACGCCGTGCTCGAGCTGCTCGACGACCCCCGCACCGCGTTCGTGCTCGTCGCCTCGCCCCGGCGCGACACGGTGGAGGAGGCGCGCTACTTCGCCGACCGGCTGGCGGAGTCGTCGATCCCCGTCGCCGGGCTGGTGGTCAACCGGGTCCACCCCCGCTTCAGCGACCAGCTGCCCGAGGGGCTGCGCGAGCGGGCCCGGACCCTCGCCGGCACCGACCTGGGCGGGCTGTACGGGAACCTGGCCGACTTCGCCCTCATCCGCTCCCGGGAGGACGAGCACCTCGAGGGGCTGGCCGAGCAGGTCGCCCCCGCCCCGGTGGCCCGGGTGCCGTACCTCCGCTCGGACGTGCACGACCTCGACGGGCTGGCGGAGATCGCCACCCACCTGTTCTCGACGGACGGCTAG
- a CDS encoding thioesterase family protein → MSDDAGPDALFTVLDEGRVRATELARGPWDPRALHGGPVAALAARGLERALASHAGPDDPAFRPVRLTVELERPVGLDPLTVAAEVTRPGRSVRTAELTLHDEAGRRLARATLVAIRVRPEPLDLTGAVLPDDPTPPPPTGTAAPTWVTGGGPAFHSHAVRHSFVAGSFMDLGPSTDWIRLRVPVVAGEEPSPLQRVAAAADFGNGVSAAVAHDSHTFINPDLTVTLVRDAVGESIGIAATTRVDPAGVGSTETALWDERGRIGLAVQTLVVEPR, encoded by the coding sequence ATGAGCGACGATGCCGGCCCCGACGCCCTGTTCACCGTGCTCGACGAGGGGCGGGTCCGGGCGACCGAGCTGGCCCGGGGTCCGTGGGACCCCCGCGCCCTCCACGGCGGGCCGGTGGCGGCCCTGGCCGCCCGGGGGCTCGAGCGGGCGCTCGCGAGCCACGCCGGTCCCGACGACCCCGCGTTCCGGCCGGTGCGTCTCACCGTCGAGCTCGAGCGCCCCGTCGGGCTCGACCCCCTCACGGTCGCGGCCGAGGTCACCCGCCCCGGCCGGTCGGTGCGCACCGCCGAGCTCACCCTCCACGACGAGGCCGGCCGGCGGCTGGCGCGGGCGACGCTGGTGGCCATCCGGGTCCGCCCCGAGCCGCTCGACCTCACCGGGGCGGTCCTCCCCGACGACCCGACCCCGCCGCCGCCCACCGGCACCGCGGCCCCCACGTGGGTGACCGGCGGGGGCCCGGCGTTCCACAGCCACGCCGTGCGCCACTCGTTCGTCGCCGGGAGCTTCATGGACCTGGGCCCCTCCACGGACTGGATCCGCCTACGGGTCCCGGTGGTGGCGGGCGAGGAGCCCAGCCCGCTCCAGCGGGTGGCTGCCGCCGCCGACTTCGGCAACGGGGTGTCGGCCGCCGTCGCCCACGACAGCCACACCTTCATCAACCCCGACCTCACGGTGACGCTGGTGCGCGACGCCGTCGGCGAGTCCATCGGCATCGCGGCCACGACGCGGGTCGATCCCGCGGGCGTCGGCAGCACCGAGACGGCGCTGTGGGACGAGCGGGGCCGGATCGGCCTCGCCGTGCAGACGCTGGTGGTGGAGCCCCGCTGA
- a CDS encoding response regulator, protein MPDLRTVLLATDADWIADEVDAALGDDDIEVLRVRTGAEVVDVTADLEPDLVVLDLQIGNMGGMAACMALHLEEGAGRLDPVPVLMLLDRPHDVFLAKRSQADGWITKPLDPFRLRRAARALLAGGEWHDGQVDPAADAVAP, encoded by the coding sequence GTGCCCGACCTCCGCACCGTGCTCCTCGCCACCGACGCCGACTGGATCGCCGACGAGGTCGACGCCGCCCTGGGCGACGACGACATCGAGGTCCTGCGCGTCCGCACCGGCGCCGAGGTGGTCGACGTGACCGCCGACCTCGAACCGGACCTGGTCGTCCTCGACCTCCAGATCGGGAACATGGGGGGCATGGCGGCGTGCATGGCCCTGCACCTCGAGGAGGGCGCCGGCCGGCTCGACCCCGTGCCCGTGCTGATGCTGCTCGACCGGCCCCACGACGTCTTCCTGGCCAAGCGCTCCCAGGCCGACGGCTGGATCACCAAGCCGCTCGACCCGTTCCGTCTCCGCCGCGCCGCCCGGGCGCTGCTGGCCGGCGGCGAGTGGCACGACGGCCAGGTCGACCCCGCGGCCGACGCCGTCGCCCCCTGA
- a CDS encoding CoA pyrophosphatase produces the protein MTDLEPGEVARSALLAAGVPAPTQPADPARGGPQRIPRPPGAAPGAPAPWADLPEDVRHPTVEDVRRALAAMGPAELSPVEREGFGSVTLPAELRRALARQARPAVPSAVLAPLYDRDGEAHVVLTRRGRHMRAHAGEVSFPGGRADPTDPDLVATALREAHEEVGLPPTAVEVVGELDHLATVTSGAFIVPWVGVIPSQPELRPTSPEVDAVLHVPLSELMAPGVFREERWSFGPGVSRPIVFFDLVGDTVWGATAAMLRQLLGFVTGTVGRGELGHD, from the coding sequence ATGACCGACCTGGAGCCGGGCGAGGTGGCGCGGTCCGCCCTGCTCGCCGCCGGGGTCCCGGCCCCCACGCAGCCCGCCGACCCCGCCCGGGGCGGCCCGCAGCGCATCCCCCGACCCCCCGGCGCGGCCCCCGGCGCCCCGGCCCCCTGGGCGGACCTGCCCGAGGACGTGCGGCACCCGACCGTCGAGGACGTCCGGCGAGCGTTGGCCGCCATGGGGCCGGCGGAGCTGTCGCCGGTGGAGCGGGAGGGTTTCGGCTCGGTCACGCTGCCGGCCGAGCTCCGCCGCGCCCTGGCGCGCCAGGCCCGGCCCGCGGTCCCCTCGGCGGTGCTCGCCCCGCTCTACGACCGCGACGGCGAGGCCCACGTCGTCCTCACCCGGCGGGGCCGGCACATGCGCGCCCACGCCGGTGAGGTCAGCTTCCCCGGCGGCCGCGCCGACCCGACCGACCCCGACCTGGTGGCCACCGCCCTGCGAGAGGCGCACGAGGAGGTCGGGCTGCCCCCGACCGCCGTCGAGGTGGTCGGCGAGCTCGACCACCTGGCCACCGTCACCAGCGGGGCGTTCATCGTCCCGTGGGTCGGTGTCATCCCCAGCCAGCCCGAGCTGCGACCGACCTCGCCCGAGGTCGACGCCGTCCTCCACGTCCCCCTCTCCGAGCTGATGGCGCCGGGGGTGTTCCGCGAGGAGCGCTGGTCCTTCGGCCCGGGCGTCTCCCGCCCGATCGTCTTCTTCGACCTCGTGGGCGACACCGTCTGGGGCGCCACCGCCGCGATGCTGCGCCAGCTGCTCGGGTTCGTCACCGGCACCGTCGGCCGGGGCGAGCTCGGCCACGACTGA
- the groL gene encoding chaperonin GroEL (60 kDa chaperone family; promotes refolding of misfolded polypeptides especially under stressful conditions; forms two stacked rings of heptamers to form a barrel-shaped 14mer; ends can be capped by GroES; misfolded proteins enter the barrel where they are refolded when GroES binds), translating to MSKTLKFQDEARRGLEAGVNKLADAVKVTLGPRGRNVVLEKKFGAPTITNDGVSIAREVELEDPYENMGAQLVKEVATKTNDVAGDGTTTATVLAQALVKEGLRNVAAGANPMALKRGIDKAVEAAVEAIRDQARDIDDRSEIAQVATISANNDASIGEVLADAIDKVGKDGVVTIEESNTFGMDLDFTEGMQFDKGYLSPYFVTDAERQEAVLEDAYVLFVEGKIGSVQDLLPVLEKVMQTSKPLLIIAEDVEGEALATLVVNKIRGTFNSVAVKAPGFGERRKAMLADMATLTGGQVISETVGLKLDSVTIDLLGRARKVVVTKDDTTLVEGAGSEDDVQGRISQIKREIEETDSDWDREKLQERLAKLAGGVAVVKVGAATEVELKEKKHRIEDALSATRAAIEEGVVPGGGTALLRSRPRVSDVAEKLEGDEATGAKSVYKALEAPARLIADNAGFEGAVIVREVESKKGANGFNAASGEFEDLLKAGVLDPAKVTRAALQNAASIAGLLLTTEAIVADKPEPEPAMPAGGGGMGGMGGMGMM from the coding sequence ATGTCCAAGACCCTGAAGTTCCAAGACGAGGCTCGCCGCGGCCTCGAGGCCGGCGTGAACAAGCTGGCCGACGCGGTGAAGGTCACCCTCGGGCCGCGCGGCCGCAACGTGGTGCTCGAGAAGAAGTTCGGCGCCCCGACCATCACCAACGACGGCGTGTCGATCGCCCGCGAGGTGGAGCTCGAGGACCCGTACGAGAACATGGGCGCCCAGCTGGTGAAGGAGGTCGCCACCAAGACGAACGACGTCGCCGGTGACGGCACCACCACCGCGACCGTCCTGGCCCAGGCCCTGGTGAAGGAGGGCCTCCGCAACGTGGCCGCCGGCGCCAACCCGATGGCCCTCAAGCGGGGCATCGACAAGGCCGTCGAGGCCGCCGTCGAGGCCATCCGCGACCAGGCCCGCGACATCGACGACCGCAGCGAGATCGCCCAGGTCGCCACCATCTCGGCCAACAACGACGCCTCCATCGGCGAGGTCCTCGCCGACGCCATCGACAAGGTGGGCAAGGACGGCGTGGTCACCATCGAGGAGTCGAACACCTTCGGCATGGACCTCGACTTCACCGAGGGCATGCAGTTCGACAAGGGCTACCTGTCCCCGTACTTCGTCACCGACGCCGAGCGCCAGGAAGCCGTCCTCGAGGACGCCTACGTGCTCTTCGTCGAGGGCAAGATCGGCTCGGTCCAGGACCTCCTGCCGGTCCTCGAGAAGGTCATGCAGACCTCGAAGCCGCTCCTGATCATCGCCGAGGACGTCGAGGGCGAGGCCCTGGCCACCCTCGTGGTCAACAAGATCCGCGGCACGTTCAACTCGGTGGCCGTCAAGGCCCCCGGCTTCGGCGAGCGCCGCAAGGCGATGCTGGCCGACATGGCCACCCTCACCGGCGGCCAGGTCATCTCCGAGACCGTCGGGCTCAAGCTCGACAGCGTCACCATCGACCTCCTCGGTCGGGCCCGCAAGGTCGTCGTCACCAAGGACGACACCACGCTGGTCGAGGGCGCCGGCTCCGAGGACGACGTCCAGGGCCGCATCTCCCAGATCAAGCGGGAGATCGAGGAGACCGACTCGGACTGGGACCGCGAGAAGCTCCAGGAGCGCCTGGCGAAGCTGGCCGGCGGCGTGGCCGTCGTGAAGGTCGGCGCCGCCACCGAGGTGGAGCTCAAGGAGAAGAAGCACCGCATCGAGGACGCCCTGTCGGCGACCCGCGCGGCCATCGAGGAGGGCGTGGTGCCCGGTGGTGGCACCGCCCTGCTCCGCAGCCGTCCCCGGGTGTCCGACGTGGCCGAGAAGCTGGAGGGCGACGAGGCCACCGGCGCCAAGAGCGTCTACAAGGCGCTCGAGGCCCCGGCCCGGCTGATCGCCGACAACGCCGGCTTCGAGGGTGCGGTCATCGTCCGCGAGGTCGAGTCCAAGAAGGGCGCCAACGGCTTCAACGCCGCCAGCGGCGAGTTCGAGGACCTCCTCAAGGCCGGTGTGCTCGACCCCGCCAAGGTCACGCGGGCGGCGCTGCAGAACGCGGCGTCGATCGCCGGCCTGCTCCTCACCACCGAGGCCATCGTGGCCGACAAGCCCGAGCCCGAGCCGGCGATGCCCGCCGGTGGTGGCGGCATGGGCGGCATGGGTGGCATGGGCATGATGTGA
- a CDS encoding type II toxin-antitoxin system PemK/MazF family toxin has product MDDSSGRPSDAVPVAAGEVTITYRPERDGDPDPGEVVWAWVPYEDDPARGKDRPVAVIGVAGEDLVVVPLSSRDHDGRRDAEEWIEVGRGPWDGRGRVSFANVDRLLRVVPTAIRREGAALDRERFDRVVAGARARHPDLG; this is encoded by the coding sequence ATGGACGACAGCTCGGGCCGGCCCTCGGACGCGGTGCCGGTCGCCGCCGGCGAGGTCACCATCACCTACCGGCCCGAGCGCGACGGCGACCCCGACCCGGGGGAGGTGGTGTGGGCGTGGGTCCCCTACGAGGACGACCCGGCCCGGGGCAAGGACCGTCCGGTCGCGGTGATCGGGGTGGCGGGCGAGGACCTGGTGGTCGTGCCGCTCTCGAGCCGCGACCACGACGGCCGGCGCGACGCCGAGGAGTGGATCGAGGTGGGGCGCGGACCGTGGGACGGCCGCGGTCGGGTCAGCTTCGCCAACGTCGACCGGCTGCTCCGCGTCGTGCCCACCGCCATCCGCCGGGAGGGCGCGGCCCTGGACCGGGAGCGCTTCGACCGGGTCGTGGCCGGCGCCCGGGCCCGGCACCCCGACCTGGGCTGA
- a CDS encoding ArsA-related P-loop ATPase, with amino-acid sequence MTDAAGADPFFTASRVVIVAGKGGVGKTTVTSALALAAARQGLRALIVELEGKSGLASTFGREPLDYDEVVLADADETGGGEVRARTLTPDDALIEYLDDAGLGRLSKRLVSSGVVDMVSTAVPGLRDIVVLGKVKQIEQRMAAEARRRADQTGTGDADADADAPDLIVIDAPAAGHAITFLRSARGLIDAVRVGPIRSQATDVQRMLSDAERTQVVLVTLPEETPVNELVETAFSLEDEVGVSLGPVVVNALYPDVEGLDADPAEAAAAAGTSLRKGEAAELAAAADFRRHRIALQEEQLARLAEGLPLHQIRLPFLFESELDPEGLAVLADAFLAGLAEAPVEPTS; translated from the coding sequence GTGACGGACGCCGCGGGTGCGGACCCGTTCTTCACCGCGTCTCGGGTCGTCATCGTCGCCGGGAAGGGCGGAGTCGGCAAAACGACCGTCACCTCGGCGCTCGCCCTCGCCGCCGCCCGGCAGGGCCTGCGGGCGCTGATCGTCGAGCTGGAGGGCAAGTCGGGGCTGGCCTCCACGTTCGGTCGCGAGCCCCTCGACTACGACGAGGTCGTGCTGGCCGACGCCGACGAGACCGGCGGCGGCGAGGTCCGGGCCCGGACGCTCACCCCCGACGACGCCCTGATCGAGTACCTCGACGACGCCGGGCTGGGGCGCCTGTCGAAGCGGCTGGTGTCGTCGGGCGTGGTCGACATGGTGTCGACCGCCGTGCCCGGTCTGCGCGACATCGTCGTCCTGGGCAAGGTCAAGCAGATCGAGCAGCGGATGGCCGCCGAGGCGCGCCGGCGAGCCGACCAGACCGGCACCGGCGACGCCGACGCCGACGCCGACGCGCCCGACCTCATCGTGATCGACGCCCCCGCCGCCGGCCACGCCATCACCTTCCTCCGCTCGGCCCGGGGCCTGATCGACGCCGTGCGGGTGGGGCCGATCCGCTCGCAGGCGACCGACGTCCAGCGGATGCTGTCCGACGCCGAGCGCACCCAGGTCGTGCTGGTGACCCTGCCGGAGGAGACCCCGGTCAACGAGCTGGTGGAGACGGCCTTCAGCCTGGAGGACGAGGTGGGGGTGAGCCTCGGCCCCGTCGTCGTCAACGCCCTCTACCCCGACGTCGAGGGCCTCGACGCCGACCCGGCCGAGGCTGCCGCCGCGGCCGGGACGTCGCTGCGGAAGGGCGAGGCCGCCGAGCTGGCCGCCGCCGCCGACTTCCGGCGCCACCGCATCGCCCTCCAGGAGGAGCAGCTCGCCCGTCTGGCCGAGGGCCTGCCCCTGCACCAGATCCGCCTGCCGTTCCTCTTCGAGTCCGAGCTCGACCCCGAGGGCCTGGCCGTGCTGGCCGACGCCTTCCTCGCCGGCCTGGCCGAGGCCCCGGTGGAGCCGACGTCGTGA
- a CDS encoding WhiB family transcriptional regulator translates to MSAQRVEDEWQLRAACRGPHSAVFYPPSSFERRDEKAAREVRAKEICRTCPVKAPCLEYALQIRENHGIWGGLSEAERRNLVASRA, encoded by the coding sequence GTGAGCGCACAGCGTGTCGAGGACGAGTGGCAGCTGCGAGCAGCCTGCCGTGGTCCGCACTCAGCCGTGTTCTATCCGCCGTCGAGCTTCGAGCGGCGGGACGAGAAGGCGGCCCGGGAGGTCCGGGCCAAAGAGATCTGTCGCACGTGCCCGGTGAAGGCGCCGTGCCTGGAGTACGCCCTCCAGATCCGTGAGAACCACGGCATCTGGGGTGGGCTGAGCGAGGCCGAGCGCCGGAACCTCGTCGCCAGCCGGGCCTGA
- a CDS encoding STAS domain-containing protein has product MLEIEVASTESYTLCRPVGELDAYTVGDFREVLSEVATASRLLIDLSNVPFMDSAGLGALIGGIRRTRESGGEVAVACGRPTLTRLLHTTGFDRLVPVEETVEGAAAVLTAAPAG; this is encoded by the coding sequence GTGCTCGAGATCGAGGTCGCCTCCACCGAGAGCTACACCCTGTGCCGTCCGGTCGGGGAGCTCGACGCGTACACGGTCGGTGACTTCCGCGAGGTCCTGAGCGAGGTGGCGACGGCGTCGCGCCTGCTCATCGACCTCTCGAACGTCCCGTTCATGGACTCCGCCGGCCTCGGCGCCCTGATCGGCGGCATCCGCCGCACGCGCGAGTCCGGCGGCGAGGTCGCCGTCGCCTGCGGGCGGCCCACGCTGACCCGGCTGCTCCACACCACCGGCTTCGACCGGCTCGTCCCGGTCGAGGAGACCGTCGAGGGCGCAGCCGCCGTCCTCACGGCCGCCCCGGCCGGCTGA
- a CDS encoding VOC family protein — translation MSLRWQCVCIDTPDPAGLSRWWAELLGWRITYEDPEEVVLEPPAGSPEDGVSPDLLFLKVDDPKVVKNRLHIDLRPDDRDAEVARAVAMAATRVDIGQGEPTWVVLADPEGNEFCILRAFTPEEMAEEAAEQATTLATATEGEAVA, via the coding sequence ATGAGCCTCCGTTGGCAGTGCGTCTGCATCGACACCCCCGACCCCGCCGGGTTGAGCCGCTGGTGGGCCGAGCTCCTGGGGTGGCGGATCACCTACGAGGATCCCGAGGAGGTCGTGCTCGAGCCGCCCGCGGGCTCGCCCGAGGACGGGGTGTCGCCCGACCTGCTCTTCCTCAAGGTCGACGACCCCAAGGTCGTCAAGAACCGCCTCCACATCGACCTGCGGCCCGACGACCGCGACGCCGAGGTCGCCCGGGCCGTGGCGATGGCGGCGACCCGCGTCGACATCGGCCAGGGCGAACCGACCTGGGTGGTGCTCGCCGATCCCGAGGGCAACGAGTTCTGCATCCTGCGGGCCTTCACCCCCGAGGAGATGGCCGAGGAGGCCGCCGAGCAGGCCACGACCCTCGCCACGGCCACCGAGGGCGAGGCCGTCGCCTGA
- the groES gene encoding co-chaperone GroES: protein MNLQPLDDRIVVRPGDAEATTASGLVIPDTAKEKPQQGEVLAVGPGRRAENTGELIPTDVAVGDTVVYSKYGGTEITVEGEDLLILNARDVLAKVDK from the coding sequence ATGAACCTTCAGCCGCTCGACGATCGCATCGTCGTCCGCCCCGGTGATGCCGAGGCCACCACCGCCAGCGGGCTGGTCATCCCCGACACCGCCAAGGAGAAGCCCCAGCAGGGCGAGGTCCTCGCCGTCGGCCCCGGCCGCCGGGCCGAGAACACCGGTGAGCTGATCCCGACCGACGTCGCCGTGGGCGACACCGTCGTCTACTCCAAGTACGGCGGCACCGAGATCACCGTCGAGGGCGAGGACCTGCTGATCCTCAACGCCCGCGACGTCCTCGCCAAGGTCGACAAGTAG
- a CDS encoding nodulation protein NfeD: MRRLSTTTRRTGALALALGLVVLGLSVLVGGPAAAQQEPDGDPAPCAERAEAGGGRLAVVTVSGLLDPVLARFVERSIDDAEEAEVSWLVLQVNSKRTVVSDARVAELVERVRTADVPVAVWVGPSGTRATAGVAQLAAVACQVGVAPGSRLGDLGEPVVDPERFTPAFRQNLDRIEDGTVDDDTALELGLAAREAPVLGTFLIDLDGVETEVVEDEDGRPQRTVAGDSIPVFSKLPITDQLLHTVSSPAVAYLLLLAGLALIVFELFTAGIGVAGVVGAGCTILGAYGLAALPARGWAVALLVLTVVAYSIDVQTGVPRVWTGIGTVALVVGSLFLYDGLSLSWITLLVGIVGMLIFVIGAMPAMVRTRFSTPTIGRGWMIGEEGQAVTEISPDGVVRVRGAPWRARTNRATPVAAGDAVRVVEVDGLLLEVEPLEGAARDHRERHSE, translated from the coding sequence GTGCGCAGGCTATCGACCACCACCCGGCGGACCGGTGCTCTGGCGCTCGCGCTGGGTCTGGTCGTCCTCGGCCTGTCGGTGCTGGTGGGCGGCCCGGCCGCCGCCCAGCAGGAGCCGGACGGCGATCCGGCCCCCTGCGCCGAGCGCGCCGAGGCCGGGGGAGGCCGTCTGGCCGTGGTCACCGTCAGCGGTCTGCTCGACCCCGTCCTGGCCCGGTTCGTCGAGCGCAGCATCGACGACGCCGAGGAGGCCGAGGTCTCCTGGCTGGTGCTCCAGGTCAACAGCAAGCGGACCGTGGTCAGCGACGCCCGGGTGGCCGAGCTGGTCGAGCGGGTCCGGACCGCCGACGTCCCCGTCGCCGTGTGGGTCGGGCCCTCGGGCACCCGGGCGACGGCGGGCGTGGCCCAGCTCGCCGCCGTCGCCTGCCAGGTGGGCGTGGCGCCGGGCAGCCGCCTCGGCGACCTCGGGGAGCCGGTCGTCGACCCCGAGCGGTTCACCCCGGCCTTCCGGCAGAACCTGGACCGCATCGAGGACGGGACGGTCGACGACGACACCGCGCTCGAGCTGGGGCTGGCGGCGCGGGAGGCGCCCGTGCTCGGCACCTTCCTGATCGACCTCGACGGTGTGGAGACCGAGGTGGTCGAGGACGAGGACGGTCGTCCCCAGCGCACCGTGGCCGGGGACTCGATCCCGGTGTTCTCCAAGCTGCCCATCACCGACCAGCTGCTCCACACCGTGTCGAGCCCGGCGGTCGCCTACCTCCTCCTGCTGGCGGGCCTGGCCCTCATCGTGTTCGAGCTGTTCACGGCGGGGATCGGCGTCGCCGGCGTGGTCGGCGCCGGGTGCACGATCCTCGGCGCCTACGGGCTGGCCGCCCTGCCCGCCCGGGGCTGGGCCGTCGCCCTCCTCGTGCTGACGGTGGTCGCCTACTCGATCGACGTCCAGACCGGCGTGCCCCGGGTGTGGACCGGGATCGGGACGGTCGCCCTGGTGGTCGGCTCGCTCTTCCTCTACGACGGGCTCTCGCTGTCGTGGATCACCCTGCTGGTCGGGATCGTGGGGATGCTGATCTTCGTGATCGGGGCCATGCCGGCCATGGTCCGCACCCGGTTCTCCACCCCGACGATCGGCCGGGGGTGGATGATCGGCGAGGAGGGCCAGGCTGTCACCGAGATCTCACCCGACGGCGTCGTGCGGGTGCGGGGGGCGCCGTGGCGGGCCCGCACCAACCGGGCGACGCCGGTGGCGGCCGGCGATGCGGTGCGGGTCGTGGAGGTCGACGGCCTGCTGCTGGAGGTCGAGCCGCTCGAGGGCGCGGCCCGCGACCACCGCGAGCGCCACTCCGAGTAG